The following is a genomic window from Candidatus Gorgyraea atricola.
TTAAGTATAGGCGATGAGATTTCTCTTGTTTCAGCTGCTACGCCAAAGCCGACACCTTTTAAAATAGCAGGCATATTTAACTCAGGCATGTTTGACTATGACATGAATCTGGTTTTTACAAGCATTGAAGGCGCTCAGGAGTTTTACGCAGTTGAAGGATTGGCAGGCGGCATAGGCGTAAAGGTTGATGATCTACACAAGGCTGATGCGATACGAGACCAGATCCAGGAAGCGATCGGGTTTGGCTATTGGGCAAGGAGCTGGTCAGATCTAAACAAGAATCTTTTCAGCGCATTGAAGCTAGAAAAGATAACCATGTTTATAATACTTGCATTAATCGTGCTTGTCGCGTGTTTTAATATAATAAGCACTCTCATCATGATGGTAATGGAGAAGACAAAAGACATTGGCATATTAAAATCCATAGGCGCAACAAATGCCAAGATAAGAAACATCTTTATGCTGAATGGATTTTTCATAGGATTTACAGGCACAGCACTTGGCGCAGCAGGTGGATTTATCCTGTGTTATTTGCTTAAGACGTACGAGTTTGTAAAATTACCAAGAGACATTTACTATATAGATAAGCTTCCTGTGAATTTAAATTTAGCGGACGCAGGGACTGTGATCATAGCAGCAATTGCAATAAGCCTGATCTCCACCTTGTACCCTGCATGGCAGGCAGCGAGGATGGAACCAGTAGAGGCGCTTAGGTACGAGTAATCCGAAAAAAAGCCGAGGCTGGACCTCGGCTTTTTCTGATATGTTGCGAGCTGAAAAGATTCAAAAAATATATAGAAACGGGAAGAAGGGCCTGCGGGTTTTGCAGGATGTTGATCTGGAGATCAAGAAGGGCGAGGCCTTGGCAATAGTAGGGCCGTCAGGCGCTGGCAAGTCAACGCTCTTGCATATATTAGGAGGCATAGACAGGCCCAGCTCAGGCAAGGTGGTTTTTGAAAATCAGGATTTATATGCATTGCCAGACAATAAGAGAGCTGAGATCAGAAATAAGAAAATAGGATTCGTATTTCAGTTTTATCACTTGTTGCCGGAATTTACGGCGCTTGAGAATGTGTTGATGCCGACCTTGCTGACGGGCCAACGGGCCAACGGGCCAACGGGCAACGATAAGACAAAGAAGTTATTGCAAGAGTTGGGGCTTGGTGAGAGAATGCGTCACAGGCCGAGTGAGCTTTCTGGGGGCGAACAGCAGCGCGTAGCAATTGGCCGGGCGCTCATAAATGATCCAGATATACTTCTCTGTGACGAGCCCACAGGAAACCTGGATTCAAAGATGGGCGAAGAGATACTTGATATTTTACTTGGACTTAATAAAAAGAATCGCACGACAATTGTCATTGTCACACATGATAAAGAAATCGCAAAAAGGGCAGATAGAATAATTAAAATTCAAGACGGGAGGATATTATGACAAAGGTCTATATCAATGGCGAGTATTTTGACAAGAAGGATGCGAAGATCTCTGTTTTTGACCATGGTCTCTTATACGGGGATGGTGTGTTTGAGGGTATTCGCTCCTATAACAGACTGGTTTTTAGATTAAACGAGCATATTGACAGACTCTACGAGTCTGCCCATGGGATCATGATGAAGATAAATCTTTCAAAGAAAGACATGACAAAGGCGGTCATTGATACATTGAAGCTTAACTCGCTTGATGACGCCTACATCAGACTTATTGTCACAAGGGGCGTTGGCGACTTGGGTCTTGATCCAAGAAAGTGCAAAAATGCTTCGATCATTATTATCACAGACAAGATCCAGCTTTATCCAGAGAAGCTATATAAAGAGGGTTTGAAGATCATTACAGTGTCTACTCCCAGAAATATACCAGAGGCATTGAATCCGCAGATAAAATCATTAAACTATCTTAATAACATCCTGGCTAAGATAGAGGCGGTGAATAACGGCTACGAAGAAGCGCTTATGTTTACTGCATCAGGCTATGTGGCAGAGTGTACAGGGGACAATATTTTTATCGTAAAAGGCGATTCTCTTATTACGCCTCCTGCATATCTTGGGATCTTAAAAGGTATTACGCGGGACGCGGTAATGGGTATCGCAAAGAAACTCG
Proteins encoded in this region:
- a CDS encoding lipoprotein-releasing ABC transporter permease subunit, with the translated sequence MVEAWISFRYLVSKRREKFISIISLISIMGVAVGVMALIVVLAVMSGFDNDLREKIVGTNSHIVIEKDGGIANYNQLVDEINKMPHVVASAPFVNGQALIRQKDKVTGVIFRGIDPEREKHVTNIGKYLVVGTLELDKDSVVIGRELAWRLNLSIGDEISLVSAATPKPTPFKIAGIFNSGMFDYDMNLVFTSIEGAQEFYAVEGLAGGIGVKVDDLHKADAIRDQIQEAIGFGYWARSWSDLNKNLFSALKLEKITMFIILALIVLVACFNIISTLIMMVMEKTKDIGILKSIGATNAKIRNIFMLNGFFIGFTGTALGAAGGFILCYLLKTYEFVKLPRDIYYIDKLPVNLNLADAGTVIIAAIAISLISTLYPAWQAARMEPVEALRYE
- a CDS encoding ABC transporter ATP-binding protein — its product is MLRAEKIQKIYRNGKKGLRVLQDVDLEIKKGEALAIVGPSGAGKSTLLHILGGIDRPSSGKVVFENQDLYALPDNKRAEIRNKKIGFVFQFYHLLPEFTALENVLMPTLLTGQRANGPTGNDKTKKLLQELGLGERMRHRPSELSGGEQQRVAIGRALINDPDILLCDEPTGNLDSKMGEEILDILLGLNKKNRTTIVIVTHDKEIAKRADRIIKIQDGRIL
- the ilvE gene encoding branched-chain-amino-acid transaminase; its protein translation is MMTKVYINGEYFDKKDAKISVFDHGLLYGDGVFEGIRSYNRLVFRLNEHIDRLYESAHGIMMKINLSKKDMTKAVIDTLKLNSLDDAYIRLIVTRGVGDLGLDPRKCKNASIIIITDKIQLYPEKLYKEGLKIITVSTPRNIPEALNPQIKSLNYLNNILAKIEAVNNGYEEALMFTASGYVAECTGDNIFIVKGDSLITPPAYLGILKGITRDAVMGIAKKLGFDAREDVLTRHNLFTADECFLTGTAAEIIPVVSIEKRTIGAGKPGKMTLKLMKEFRELTKKDGVKY